A genome region from Candidatus Poribacteria bacterium includes the following:
- a CDS encoding UbiX family flavin prenyltransferase has protein sequence MKRLIVGITGASAGIYGVRLLEVLTQHEDIEIHLTISASGARALSEELQIEIDLDNFELESLIGVSSPRVIYHHESDIAAPIASGSFRTEGMIVVPCSMGSIASIAGGISRNLIQRAADVCIKERRKLVLVPRETPLSSIHLENMLKLSRIGVCVLPAMPGFYHFPKDVDDLLNFVVTKILDQFGIDTKLIQRWKE, from the coding sequence TTGAAACGATTAATTGTAGGAATAACAGGCGCGAGTGCAGGCATCTATGGAGTCCGCCTGCTTGAGGTTCTCACACAACATGAGGATATAGAGATACATCTGACGATTTCCGCATCCGGGGCACGGGCTTTATCGGAAGAACTTCAGATCGAAATAGACCTCGATAACTTTGAATTGGAATCGCTTATTGGCGTTTCTTCACCGCGGGTTATCTACCATCATGAATCGGACATCGCGGCACCGATTGCCAGTGGCTCTTTTCGGACTGAGGGAATGATTGTCGTGCCGTGTAGTATGGGAAGTATCGCTTCTATTGCCGGAGGTATCTCACGTAACCTTATCCAACGCGCGGCGGATGTGTGTATCAAGGAGCGACGTAAACTTGTACTTGTACCGCGCGAGACCCCGTTAAGTTCAATTCATTTAGAAAATATGCTCAAGTTATCACGTATAGGTGTCTGTGTGTTACCTGCGATGCCGGGATTTTACCACTTTCCAAAAGATGTGGATGATCTGCTCAACTTTGTTGTGACCAAAATCCTTGATCAGTTTGGGATAGATACAAAACTGATTCAGCGCTGGAAAGAATAG
- a CDS encoding MFS transporter — protein MSKQERTPIKSAIDRQRETDASSSYPQKPIGYIELMRQNPNFRWLWGGQVVSLLGDWFNLIASAILIAELTGSGLALGVLFTIRMLAPFVISPLAGICADRYNRKHLLIITDLVRAVVVLGFLFVRDASDIWLLYALTVLLFGVSGFFSPARSAILPDITSPQELGTANTLGAATWSVMLAVGAAIGGLTTGLFGSQTAFVIDGFTFAISAGLLLKIRLPRSSSETAATPGRAKVTALRYMFQHPDILFIAMHKAAISLLMSTGVQVILVEIAKNYFVIGVGGALSLGMMYCMNGIGSGVGPILARRWTGDRDKPLRMSISFGYVIAAIGIAIIAPLLDFGTVLFGGFVRSIGGGIAWVFSTQLLLQRAPNEIRGRIFGAEFAFFTLMGGASSLIIGALLDRFQVEAILRGMAVLNLIPALLWWLWQRHHSRVAEK, from the coding sequence TTGTCTAAACAGGAACGTACCCCAATAAAGTCTGCGATAGATCGACAGCGAGAGACGGATGCGTCGAGCAGTTACCCACAAAAACCGATCGGCTATATTGAACTAATGCGGCAGAATCCTAATTTCCGTTGGCTCTGGGGTGGACAGGTTGTCAGCCTACTTGGGGATTGGTTCAACCTCATCGCCTCTGCAATATTGATTGCTGAGTTGACTGGGTCAGGTCTCGCGTTAGGCGTTCTGTTTACAATTAGGATGTTGGCACCATTTGTCATTTCTCCACTCGCGGGGATATGTGCCGACCGCTACAACCGGAAGCATCTGTTAATCATCACTGATCTCGTACGTGCTGTCGTTGTTCTCGGTTTTCTTTTCGTACGAGACGCAAGCGATATCTGGTTGCTTTATGCCCTCACGGTCCTTCTGTTTGGCGTAAGCGGTTTCTTCAGTCCCGCACGGAGCGCAATCCTACCAGACATCACCTCCCCACAGGAACTCGGTACTGCCAATACGCTCGGTGCTGCGACCTGGTCGGTCATGCTGGCAGTCGGTGCTGCCATCGGTGGCTTAACAACAGGGCTTTTTGGGAGCCAGACAGCCTTCGTTATTGATGGTTTCACCTTTGCTATTTCAGCAGGACTCTTGCTGAAGATTAGGCTACCCAGGTCATCCTCCGAAACGGCAGCAACTCCCGGACGTGCGAAGGTAACGGCGTTGCGCTATATGTTTCAGCACCCTGATATTCTTTTTATAGCGATGCATAAGGCGGCGATATCCCTTCTAATGTCTACTGGCGTTCAGGTCATACTGGTTGAAATCGCCAAAAATTATTTCGTTATCGGGGTTGGCGGCGCGCTCAGTTTAGGGATGATGTACTGTATGAACGGCATCGGCAGTGGGGTTGGGCCGATTCTCGCTCGGCGTTGGACCGGAGACCGAGACAAACCGCTCAGGATGAGTATTAGTTTCGGTTATGTGATTGCGGCGATCGGAATCGCTATCATCGCGCCCCTTCTTGATTTCGGGACTGTGCTTTTCGGTGGGTTCGTCAGGAGCATCGGAGGTGGCATCGCATGGGTGTTTTCAACGCAATTGCTGCTCCAACGTGCTCCAAACGAGATTCGAGGACGCATCTTCGGTGCTGAGTTTGCCTTTTTTACACTCATGGGTGGAGCCAGTTCACTGATCATTGGTGCGTTGTTAGATCGGTTTCAAGTAGAGGCTATCTTACGGGGAATGGCAGTACTAAACCTTATTCCAGCATTGCTGTGGTGGTTGTGGCAGAGACATCACAGCCGAGTAGCGGAAAAATAG
- a CDS encoding Gfo/Idh/MocA family oxidoreductase: protein MAVQIAIIGCGGMANGHLNAYLTIHQTEPGKVELVAMCDEVKDRADQFAERVKAVTGKKPAVFDDTDTMLATVDLDGADICTSHAHHHINAIKCLNNGVNVMVEKPMGVTVKATHAIINAAKANNKIAATAENIRRMPSRRTAEWLMNEKQMLGDLWTFSAQHASYRAPNPESDWHWRLDLTLGGGGMVMDSGAHYCDTLRYLFGDPSTVYARVCQFEDLRVTKAGEIVKNEQEDTWVATINFKSGVIGLWTCTWAAIGHNFNHVVYYGSEGCLLDDGDIFHGPFDGAEVVLKDGTRHSMESLIADYMASLSDEEKSRLFPHNFTDGVVLECYDFADAIANKRPPELDAEVGLRAKSICEAIYESNACGQAVDYEAVVAGDIEVYQKPINERWGL from the coding sequence ATGGCGGTTCAGATTGCAATTATCGGATGCGGTGGGATGGCAAATGGTCATCTCAACGCCTATCTTACAATACATCAAACAGAGCCAGGGAAAGTCGAACTCGTCGCGATGTGCGATGAAGTCAAAGATCGGGCGGATCAATTCGCCGAGCGCGTCAAAGCGGTAACGGGTAAAAAACCAGCTGTCTTTGATGATACCGATACGATGCTCGCAACTGTGGATTTGGACGGCGCAGACATCTGCACTTCGCATGCACACCATCACATCAATGCGATAAAATGCCTCAACAACGGGGTCAACGTCATGGTAGAAAAACCGATGGGCGTTACCGTCAAAGCGACCCATGCGATTATTAACGCCGCAAAAGCCAATAACAAAATTGCTGCAACCGCTGAGAATATTCGCCGGATGCCGAGTCGCCGTACAGCGGAATGGTTGATGAACGAAAAACAGATGCTCGGTGATTTATGGACGTTTTCCGCTCAGCACGCCAGTTATCGGGCACCAAATCCGGAAAGCGATTGGCACTGGCGACTTGACCTGACGCTCGGTGGCGGTGGTATGGTCATGGACTCCGGGGCACACTATTGTGATACGCTGCGCTACCTCTTCGGTGATCCGAGTACTGTGTATGCGCGTGTTTGTCAGTTCGAGGACTTGCGAGTTACCAAGGCTGGCGAAATCGTTAAGAACGAACAAGAGGACACATGGGTAGCGACCATCAACTTCAAAAGCGGGGTCATCGGACTTTGGACGTGTACATGGGCAGCCATTGGACACAACTTCAATCACGTCGTCTACTATGGGAGTGAAGGGTGTTTGCTCGACGATGGAGACATCTTCCACGGTCCATTTGATGGTGCGGAAGTCGTACTCAAGGATGGGACCCGCCATAGTATGGAGAGCCTTATCGCTGATTACATGGCAAGCCTATCAGATGAAGAAAAATCGAGGCTTTTCCCGCACAATTTCACCGATGGCGTAGTACTGGAATGCTACGATTTCGCAGATGCAATCGCGAACAAGCGTCCACCCGAACTTGATGCCGAAGTCGGACTCCGCGCAAAATCGATCTGCGAAGCAATTTACGAATCCAACGCATGTGGTCAAGCAGTGGACTATGAGGCGGTAGTAGCAGGAGATATTGAAGTTTACCAGAAACCGATCAATGAGCGGTGGGGTCTGTAA
- a CDS encoding amino acid permease → MSSNPGQQTGSERGINTSPPQQGHGFGTAPVFLASISTILGAILFLRFGYAVANVGLWGSLMVIMLGHLVTIPTVLAVSEIATNRRVAGGGAYYIVSRSFGESIGGTIGVALYISQAISVAFYIVAFAEAFKPVYEFLATMYEWQLDLRVISLPCTVLMIILMLTKGAGVGVRVLWAVCILLVTSIAAFLLGDTPFLLAEGQQEEEVRTIGINLTATIQNPASFGTVFAICFPAFTGMIAGLGLSGDLQNPRRSIPLGTISATLAGMAVYVIVAIKLAQSASPEALAEDQFIMSKIALWGPAIYIGLGAAALSSALGSIMVAPRTLQMLGRDNVLPIPKLNLLMGKGRGETQEPIYATCVSGIIAIVFVAIGELDFIAQILTMFFMVTYGALCAVSFLEHFASNPSYRPTFHSRWYVSVVGTVMCGVLMIQISALYAFISIMLMAIVYLGLRRGHRGQRDLAAIFQGAMFQLTRWLQTTLQKSRVISSEGGWRPSIVAVTRFGERRLGHFDLLRWICHRHGFGHFIRLFHGDYSFSGEIQARLKVDGLIKRTEVSRAGVFVDSLISPTFQLALAQILQMPGISGLPNNCILLEFDRENSDEIDEVVQGSQLAANSLFNVLILRSTGYRFGYKSSIHIWVTEDSLTNAPMMLLLAYIIVGHPDWKRAEIRLFVCSDSRDAEREANKLSTLMQEGRLPISMQNVTSVSYDSKEALEEEVSHRSEQADLTIVGVTAENLVSENLAQTLRSYKGANDVLFVHSIEQISID, encoded by the coding sequence ATGTCTTCAAACCCTGGACAACAAACCGGATCTGAACGCGGTATCAATACCTCACCTCCCCAACAAGGGCATGGCTTCGGGACTGCCCCTGTGTTCCTTGCCTCGATTAGTACTATCCTCGGAGCGATTCTTTTCTTGCGGTTCGGTTACGCTGTCGCCAACGTTGGACTCTGGGGCAGCCTAATGGTGATCATGCTTGGACATTTAGTGACGATTCCGACAGTCTTAGCGGTATCCGAAATTGCGACGAACCGTCGTGTAGCGGGTGGCGGTGCGTATTACATTGTCAGCCGTTCCTTCGGTGAAAGTATCGGAGGCACGATCGGCGTTGCCCTGTATATTTCCCAAGCAATCTCAGTTGCTTTTTATATCGTCGCGTTCGCGGAAGCCTTTAAACCTGTTTATGAATTCCTTGCGACCATGTATGAGTGGCAGCTTGACCTGCGTGTAATAAGCCTTCCTTGTACTGTCCTGATGATTATACTCATGTTGACGAAAGGAGCGGGTGTAGGTGTCCGAGTTTTATGGGCGGTATGCATACTTCTCGTTACATCAATTGCCGCGTTCCTGTTGGGCGATACCCCGTTCCTGTTAGCGGAAGGACAACAAGAAGAAGAAGTTCGAACTATAGGGATTAATCTCACAGCAACCATTCAGAACCCAGCCAGTTTCGGCACGGTTTTCGCAATCTGCTTTCCCGCTTTCACGGGCATGATCGCGGGGTTGGGGCTATCGGGAGACTTGCAGAACCCGCGGCGGAGCATACCGCTTGGTACAATCAGTGCGACACTCGCTGGCATGGCTGTATATGTGATTGTCGCTATCAAACTTGCCCAGAGTGCCTCCCCCGAAGCACTTGCCGAGGACCAGTTCATCATGTCAAAGATTGCGCTATGGGGCCCCGCAATCTATATCGGTTTAGGCGCAGCCGCCTTGTCCTCCGCGCTCGGTTCAATCATGGTGGCACCGAGAACGCTGCAGATGCTTGGGCGTGACAATGTCCTACCTATCCCTAAGCTGAACCTTCTTATGGGAAAAGGCAGGGGAGAAACACAAGAGCCGATATACGCCACATGTGTGTCCGGTATAATAGCGATCGTGTTTGTAGCCATCGGTGAGTTGGACTTTATCGCACAGATTTTGACAATGTTCTTCATGGTAACTTATGGCGCACTCTGTGCGGTCTCGTTCTTAGAACATTTTGCAAGCAACCCGTCCTACCGCCCCACATTCCATTCTCGCTGGTACGTGTCGGTTGTAGGGACAGTGATGTGTGGTGTGTTGATGATCCAGATAAGCGCGCTATACGCGTTCATATCAATTATGCTTATGGCGATAGTCTATCTCGGTCTCCGACGCGGTCACCGTGGGCAACGCGACTTAGCAGCCATCTTCCAAGGCGCGATGTTTCAGTTAACTCGGTGGCTACAGACGACCTTGCAAAAAAGCCGGGTCATCTCATCTGAAGGCGGCTGGCGCCCTTCTATTGTCGCAGTGACTCGGTTTGGGGAACGGCGGCTCGGGCATTTCGATCTCCTTCGCTGGATCTGCCATAGACACGGGTTCGGTCATTTTATCCGACTCTTTCACGGCGACTACTCGTTTTCTGGTGAAATCCAAGCACGTCTCAAAGTTGATGGATTAATTAAACGGACTGAGGTCAGTAGAGCAGGTGTTTTTGTTGATTCCCTAATTTCCCCGACATTCCAACTCGCGCTGGCACAAATACTGCAGATGCCCGGCATTTCTGGCTTGCCGAATAACTGTATTTTGCTTGAGTTTGACCGAGAGAATTCTGACGAGATTGACGAGGTGGTGCAAGGGTCTCAACTCGCTGCGAATTCACTCTTCAACGTCCTAATCCTACGGTCAACAGGATACCGTTTCGGCTACAAATCTTCTATCCATATTTGGGTAACTGAGGACAGCTTGACGAATGCGCCGATGATGCTTTTGCTGGCGTATATAATTGTCGGGCACCCAGATTGGAAACGTGCCGAAATCCGGCTCTTCGTCTGCTCCGATTCAAGGGACGCGGAACGCGAGGCAAATAAACTTTCGACCCTAATGCAGGAAGGTAGACTCCCGATCTCAATGCAAAACGTCACTTCTGTGTCATACGACAGCAAGGAGGCTTTAGAGGAAGAAGTCTCACACCGCTCCGAACAGGCTGACTTGACTATAGTGGGTGTAACGGCTGAAAATCTCGTTTCCGAGAACTTGGCACAAACATTGCGATCTTACAAAGGCGCGAATGATGTTTTGTTTGTCCATTCAATTGAGCAGATCTCGATTGATTAG
- a CDS encoding mechanosensitive ion channel, with product MDQSLEQITNFLKNSLTILGEEITVQQIVAFILILIAILIGAGYLHRWFRRLFNRLRLPPNLANRLLALLFLIVMIVGIGLAFRIADINTGFLGKIFNYPITKLFQPPQKSVETETGEEKSSIAVNDENPLTLKRLFLAFVIVFGAFILSKYVQWMLRRQVLQALQIARHTQFILLRFIHFTFLIIGVLIGLSAVGVSFTSLAIIFGGLSIGIGFGLQNIASNLISGFILIFERPIKIGDLVEIMDANIFGRVSSINLRSTVIVSLDEKELIVPNSQLVSEAVHNLTHDNNLFRLRVSVGVSYDSDVELVKTSLIEAAHEHSEVIKEPDPILENVTPPFVRFVSFGESSLDFELLAWIPDSFQRFDVASDLHFTIWEKFKEYNIKIAFPQRDVHFYPKESDS from the coding sequence ATGGATCAATCACTTGAACAGATTACGAATTTCCTTAAAAATTCTCTAACCATTTTAGGCGAAGAGATAACAGTCCAGCAAATCGTTGCGTTTATCCTAATTTTGATAGCCATATTAATAGGCGCAGGATATTTGCACCGATGGTTCCGCCGCCTTTTCAATCGGCTCCGACTACCGCCAAATCTTGCAAACCGATTGCTGGCACTGTTATTTCTTATCGTTATGATTGTTGGGATTGGCTTGGCGTTTAGGATTGCAGACATAAACACCGGATTTCTCGGCAAAATTTTTAATTACCCAATCACAAAACTGTTTCAACCGCCGCAAAAATCCGTCGAAACCGAGACGGGTGAAGAGAAATCGTCCATTGCCGTTAATGATGAAAACCCCTTAACCTTGAAAAGACTTTTCTTGGCATTCGTGATTGTCTTCGGGGCGTTTATCCTGTCTAAGTATGTGCAATGGATGTTGCGACGGCAAGTCCTACAAGCTCTTCAAATTGCAAGACATACCCAATTTATTTTACTCCGCTTTATTCACTTTACTTTTCTTATTATCGGAGTACTTATTGGTCTCAGTGCTGTCGGTGTCAGTTTCACAAGTTTAGCGATAATTTTCGGTGGGTTAAGTATCGGCATCGGTTTCGGTTTACAAAATATCGCTTCAAACCTGATTTCAGGGTTTATTCTAATATTTGAGCGTCCTATTAAAATCGGGGATTTGGTGGAGATCATGGATGCTAACATATTTGGCAGAGTCAGTAGCATCAATCTCCGTTCAACGGTTATCGTTTCGCTTGATGAAAAGGAATTGATTGTTCCGAACTCGCAATTGGTTAGCGAAGCCGTTCATAACCTCACACACGATAATAACCTATTCCGCCTGCGTGTTTCGGTCGGAGTATCATACGATTCAGACGTAGAATTGGTAAAAACGTCACTTATTGAAGCAGCACATGAGCATTCAGAGGTGATTAAAGAGCCGGATCCCATTCTGGAAAATGTCACGCCGCCGTTCGTACGTTTTGTTAGTTTCGGTGAGTCCTCTTTGGATTTTGAATTGCTCGCCTGGATTCCTGATTCCTTTCAGCGTTTTGATGTCGCCAGTGATCTCCATTTTACGATCTGGGAAAAATTTAAAGAATACAACATTAAAATCGCTTTCCCACAACGGGATGTCCATTTTTACCCGAAGGAAAGCGACTCATAA
- the phoU gene encoding phosphate signaling complex protein PhoU, translating into MLQAEIRTLQHKLLEMAGLAEQMLRQAIESVLTRDEALARIVVATDDTIDQFENEIESSCIQLIALHQPVASELRFLMMVMKISHNIERLADKSVAIAKRSIELLEYPPVKPFIDLPYVAQVIQTMVKDVMDAFVNRNADLALEIRERDGEVDEIYERMLHELLTILSEHPKLIEPGISLLLLFRHLERVGDLAANISEEVYYLVKGDVIRHSDPR; encoded by the coding sequence ATGTTACAAGCAGAAATCAGAACCCTTCAGCACAAACTCTTGGAAATGGCAGGACTTGCCGAACAGATGTTACGGCAAGCGATTGAATCTGTATTAACGCGAGATGAGGCGTTAGCCCGGATCGTTGTCGCAACGGATGATACGATCGACCAGTTTGAAAACGAAATCGAATCGTCGTGCATCCAACTCATCGCACTCCACCAACCCGTAGCCTCGGAACTTCGCTTTCTGATGATGGTGATGAAAATCAGCCACAATATTGAAAGGCTTGCCGATAAAAGCGTTGCTATTGCCAAACGGAGCATCGAGCTCTTAGAATACCCGCCTGTCAAACCGTTCATTGATCTACCTTACGTTGCACAAGTCATTCAGACGATGGTGAAGGATGTAATGGACGCGTTTGTTAATCGGAACGCTGACCTTGCCTTAGAGATTCGAGAACGTGATGGTGAGGTTGATGAAATCTATGAAAGGATGCTCCACGAACTTCTCACTATTTTAAGTGAGCACCCGAAACTCATCGAACCGGGTATTAGTCTTTTACTCCTCTTCCGGCATTTAGAGCGCGTTGGGGACCTCGCCGCAAATATCAGTGAAGAGGTCTATTACCTCGTCAAAGGCGATGTCATCCGACATTCCGATCCGCGCTAA
- a CDS encoding phosphate ABC transporter ATP-binding protein, producing MLSEKEQSILSIRNLNIWYGDKQILSTLSFDVQQKQVTAFIGPANCGKSTLIRCLNRLNDFTPNFRSSGEIFFKGNLLDASTDTTALRKQIGMVFRKPTLFQCSIYENVAYGARISGVNQSEHLDTIVEENLRKTGLWGEVEDNLNETPEHLSTGQQQLLCISRALAVAPEVLIFDEPCGELDPIETVKIETLVRDLTNECTLIFATNKRRQAARVSDVAGFLYGGELIEFGPTEKIFTNPQDNRTEQYVTGRLG from the coding sequence ATGCTGAGTGAAAAAGAGCAATCTATTTTGAGTATCCGTAATCTAAATATCTGGTACGGCGACAAGCAGATTCTGAGTACGCTCTCTTTTGATGTCCAGCAGAAACAGGTAACTGCGTTTATTGGCCCTGCGAACTGTGGTAAAAGCACGCTTATCCGATGTCTCAATCGATTAAATGACTTTACGCCGAATTTCAGGTCCTCTGGCGAGATATTTTTTAAAGGCAATCTCTTGGACGCTTCAACAGATACCACCGCACTTCGGAAACAGATCGGAATGGTATTTCGAAAACCGACACTGTTCCAGTGTTCTATTTATGAAAATGTAGCCTATGGTGCTCGGATTTCGGGCGTAAACCAGTCAGAACACCTTGATACCATTGTTGAGGAAAATCTACGAAAAACAGGGCTTTGGGGGGAAGTTGAAGACAACTTGAATGAAACGCCAGAACACCTCTCTACGGGACAACAGCAACTTCTCTGTATTTCACGTGCCTTGGCGGTTGCTCCCGAAGTTTTGATATTTGATGAACCGTGTGGAGAACTGGATCCCATAGAAACCGTCAAAATTGAAACACTCGTGCGCGACCTTACAAACGAATGCACGCTTATCTTTGCCACGAACAAAAGAAGACAAGCCGCCCGTGTCTCTGACGTTGCTGGGTTTCTCTACGGGGGTGAGTTAATCGAATTCGGACCAACGGAGAAAATTTTCACAAATCCGCAGGATAACAGAACTGAACAGTATGTAACAGGCAGACTCGGGTAA
- a CDS encoding ABC transporter permease subunit — protein MNAMSILLNDLYILLSVSLLAVLFGMVCAFYLEEWLPKTNWIRRSVESLVTILTGIPSLLYGILAIGFFFAYAGALKATGIFPLPQNAEAIPVQRGTTLFYTGSLTFIFMVMPVTIKTTQSALRSVVPPIREAAYALGASQWQVLTRQVVPLAFTQILAGGCRAMSRAFATAALLVGIYTWHYTTELGEVSSRFMLFLSITLFLSIFSSTLEMYNPYSVQHS, from the coding sequence ATGAATGCCATGTCTATTCTGCTTAACGATCTCTATATTCTTCTTTCAGTTAGCCTTTTGGCAGTTTTATTTGGGATGGTATGCGCATTCTACTTAGAAGAGTGGCTCCCAAAAACCAATTGGATTCGGCGTTCGGTTGAAAGTTTAGTCACTATTTTGACTGGTATTCCTTCGCTTTTATACGGAATCCTGGCAATCGGTTTTTTCTTTGCTTACGCTGGTGCTCTCAAAGCGACCGGGATTTTCCCGTTACCTCAGAACGCTGAGGCAATACCTGTTCAGCGCGGTACCACACTCTTTTACACTGGATCGTTAACCTTTATATTTATGGTAATGCCGGTGACAATTAAAACAACACAAAGTGCGCTCCGCTCGGTCGTACCGCCTATCCGTGAAGCGGCTTACGCACTTGGAGCGAGTCAGTGGCAAGTCCTAACAAGACAAGTTGTACCGCTCGCCTTCACCCAAATACTCGCTGGTGGCTGCCGAGCCATGTCGCGCGCCTTTGCTACCGCAGCGTTGTTGGTTGGTATCTACACATGGCATTACACAACTGAACTCGGAGAAGTGTCCAGTAGGTTTATGTTATTTTTAAGTATAACACTGTTCTTGAGTATTTTCTCCAGCACCCTTGAAATGTACAATCCCTACTCAGTGCAACATAGTTAA
- a CDS encoding phosphate ABC transporter ATP-binding protein, with product MDSQTTPINHSIETENLSLWYGDFQALIDVNVKIPDGQITSLIGPSGCGKTTLLRCFNRVNERYGNVTTQGKIEVLGKNIYDPDVSLPELRKAVGMVFQRPNPLPISVYENVLFGLRIHSPMRSITRTESEEIVEEALTSVFLWEDLKDKLKTRATSLQLEQQQKLCIARLLPLKPKIILMDEPCSALDAKGTRAVEELMEILAGTYTFLIVTHNMAQARRVSKECIFMFLGELIEHRETQALFEDPVHEKTADYVQMRYG from the coding sequence ATGGATTCGCAAACTACGCCCATAAATCATAGCATTGAAACCGAAAATCTCAGTCTTTGGTATGGTGATTTTCAGGCACTCATTGATGTCAACGTGAAAATACCAGACGGGCAGATAACGTCCCTTATCGGACCTTCTGGATGTGGAAAAACAACGCTATTGCGCTGTTTTAATCGCGTCAATGAACGTTACGGGAACGTTACCACACAAGGAAAGATTGAGGTCCTCGGGAAAAACATCTATGATCCAGATGTCTCTCTACCTGAACTCAGAAAAGCGGTTGGTATGGTATTCCAAAGACCAAACCCATTGCCGATCTCGGTTTATGAGAATGTTTTGTTCGGGTTACGTATCCACTCCCCGATGCGTAGCATCACGCGGACAGAATCAGAGGAGATTGTAGAAGAAGCACTCACCTCCGTTTTTCTTTGGGAGGATCTAAAAGACAAATTAAAGACACGGGCGACATCGCTCCAGTTGGAACAGCAACAAAAACTCTGTATTGCACGCCTATTGCCACTTAAACCCAAAATTATTCTGATGGATGAACCCTGCTCCGCATTGGACGCAAAGGGCACACGGGCGGTTGAAGAATTGATGGAAATCCTCGCGGGGACATATACATTTCTAATTGTGACGCATAACATGGCACAGGCTCGGCGCGTCAGTAAAGAATGTATTTTTATGTTCCTCGGTGAACTTATTGAGCACAGAGAGACGCAAGCACTGTTTGAAGACCCAGTACACGAAAAAACCGCCGATTATGTACAGATGCGGTACGGTTAA